In Deltaproteobacteria bacterium, one genomic interval encodes:
- the pcaC gene encoding 4-carboxymuconolactone decarboxylase, with the protein MPRISARWSSRNSWLSRSRHFSARCTLADELFDKGMAVRKAVLGEEYVARAEANKTEFDADWQRHVAEHAWGAVWTRPGLGKNIRSMITIAMLASLGKLEELGAHIRATRNTGVTKEEVKEVLLQVAVYAGAPAANSAFAVAKRTYKEMESENKK; encoded by the coding sequence ATGCCGCGCATATCAGCTCGGTGGAGCAGCCGGAATTCATGGCTGAGCAGATCAAGACATTTCTCCGCGAGGTGCACATTGGCTGACGAACTATTCGATAAAGGCATGGCGGTGCGCAAAGCGGTGCTGGGCGAAGAATACGTCGCACGTGCCGAGGCGAATAAGACTGAATTCGATGCCGATTGGCAGCGCCACGTCGCCGAGCACGCCTGGGGCGCGGTCTGGACGCGGCCCGGGTTGGGAAAGAATATCCGCTCGATGATTACTATCGCCATGCTCGCGTCGCTGGGCAAACTCGAAGAGCTGGGCGCGCACATTCGCGCCACGCGCAACACCGGCGTGACCAAGGAAGAAGTGAAAGAAGTGCTGCTGCAAGTCGCGGTCTATGCCGGCGCGCCGGCGGCGAACTCGGCGTTTGCGGTGGCGAAACGGACTTACAAAGAGATGGAAAGCGAGAACAAGAAATAG
- the pcaD gene encoding 3-oxoadipate enol-lactonase, which translates to MAFIRIGVCVHHYSIEGDKRKPAIVFSNSLGSDLRMWDPLVPLLADDFYLIRYDTRGHGLTEAPAPPYSAADLARDVAGLLDALQIQSAVICGLSVGGVIAQQFAVNYPERARALILCDTGARIGTVASWQERIDLVKQQGLGALVDVSMTRWFTQDYRQRHADQVCGYANMVARTNPEGYIGVCCALRDGDLIQSSATIRQPTLVLCGDKDIATPPDMARSLAGIIPHAKLSLIPNAAHISSVEQPEFMAEQIKTFLREVHIG; encoded by the coding sequence ATGGCTTTTATTCGAATCGGCGTCTGCGTTCATCACTATTCGATCGAAGGCGATAAGCGCAAGCCGGCCATCGTCTTTTCCAATTCATTGGGCAGCGATCTGCGCATGTGGGATCCGCTGGTGCCGTTGCTCGCCGATGATTTCTACTTGATTCGCTATGACACGCGCGGCCATGGTTTGACCGAAGCTCCGGCGCCACCGTACAGCGCGGCGGACTTAGCTCGGGATGTGGCTGGTTTGCTCGATGCGCTGCAGATTCAGTCGGCGGTGATCTGTGGGTTGTCCGTCGGCGGCGTCATCGCGCAGCAGTTTGCGGTAAATTATCCGGAGCGAGCGCGGGCGCTGATTCTTTGTGATACCGGCGCGCGCATCGGCACGGTGGCGAGCTGGCAAGAGCGTATCGATCTGGTAAAGCAGCAGGGCTTGGGCGCGCTGGTCGATGTGTCGATGACGCGCTGGTTTACGCAGGACTATCGCCAACGCCACGCCGATCAGGTGTGCGGCTACGCTAATATGGTGGCGCGGACCAATCCCGAAGGCTACATCGGTGTCTGCTGCGCCCTGCGCGATGGTGATTTGATTCAATCTTCGGCGACAATTCGCCAGCCCACCTTGGTGCTGTGCGGCGATAAAGATATCGCCACGCCGCCGGATATGGCGCGCTCGTTAGCGGGGATTATTCCGCACGCGAAGTTGTCGCTCATTCCCAATGCCGCGCATATCAGCTCGGTGGAGCAGCCGGAATTCATGGCTGAGCAGATCAAGACATTTCTCCGCGAGGTGCACATTGGCTGA
- a CDS encoding Uma2 family endonuclease → MAKQPTTLYSAAEYLAMERASSEKHEYAFGEIFAMTGASVTHNRIVTNLVLAIGNQLRGRPCDVFTGDLRLCVEREYRYTYPDMVVVCGEPQFLDNQFDTLLNPDVIVEVLSDSTSSYDRGEKFEQYRGISSFREYLISDQARVHVEVFSKQTDNAWRFWESNSLHETVHLTSVDVSIPIAEIYLRTEFVPGAA, encoded by the coding sequence ATGGCAAAGCAGCCCACCACCCTTTACAGCGCAGCCGAATACCTCGCGATGGAGCGCGCATCGAGCGAGAAGCATGAGTACGCCTTTGGTGAAATATTTGCGATGACAGGCGCTTCGGTTACCCATAATAGGATAGTGACTAATCTGGTCTTGGCGATTGGCAACCAGTTAAGGGGGCGCCCGTGTGATGTTTTCACCGGCGATCTTCGACTCTGTGTGGAGCGAGAATACCGTTATACCTATCCAGATATGGTGGTTGTTTGTGGCGAGCCGCAATTTCTTGACAATCAATTTGACACCCTGCTCAATCCCGATGTTATTGTCGAGGTGCTCTCGGATTCCACGAGCAGTTACGATCGCGGCGAAAAATTTGAACAGTATCGCGGCATTTCAAGTTTTCGTGAGTACCTCATCAGTGACCAGGCAAGAGTGCACGTCGAAGTATTCTCCAAGCAGACAGACAATGCCTGGCGCTTCTGGGAAAGCAATTCACTTCACGAAACCGTTCACCTCACGTCTGTGGATGTGAGCATTCCGATCGCTGAAATTTATCTTAGAACTGAGTTTGTTCCCGGCGCTGCTTAG
- a CDS encoding BrnT family toxin has product MKISGIIWLPAIVEKLIVKHRVAQDEVREVLRNSAHFRFVERGQRQGENVYSALGQTDAGRYLIVFFVRKKTGQALIVSARDMTASERRRYEKK; this is encoded by the coding sequence TTGAAGATTTCCGGTATCATATGGCTTCCGGCAATCGTCGAAAAGCTCATCGTTAAGCACCGAGTTGCGCAGGACGAGGTAAGAGAAGTGTTGCGCAATTCAGCGCACTTTAGATTTGTTGAAAGGGGGCAGCGGCAAGGTGAGAACGTTTATTCGGCGTTGGGACAAACGGACGCAGGGCGTTATTTGATTGTGTTTTTCGTTCGCAAGAAAACTGGGCAGGCGCTTATCGTGTCGGCTCGTGACATGACGGCGAGCGAAAGGAGAAGATATGAAAAAAAGTAA